A single genomic interval of Lathyrus oleraceus cultivar Zhongwan6 chromosome 7, CAAS_Psat_ZW6_1.0, whole genome shotgun sequence harbors:
- the LOC127108341 gene encoding pentatricopeptide repeat-containing protein At5g14770, mitochondrial has translation MMHLKKVQTNTLLFLFSSTRLKTFHPTPITKFSSQLHKDSILIPPTKTHLYVSFFCTLVRLYLKCGRFCTASDAFFRMRNLGLVPSLPFWNKLLYEFNASGYVSQVKVVYSDMLLCGVVPDVFSVNVLVHSLCKVGDLDLALGYLRNDGIDIDNVTYNTVIWGFCEKGLVDQGFGLLSEMVKRGLCVDSFTCNILVKGYCRVGLVRYAEWVMYNLVDGGVSKDVIGLNTLIDGYCECGLMSQAMDLMENSWRSDVKIDIVTYNTLLKGFCKTGDLTKAECLFIEILGFRKEEDQLRNNDVVTRNEIGKLRPTLVTYTTLISAYCKYLGVEESLSLYEQMIMNGIMPDVVTCSSILYGLCRHGKLTEAAVLFREMYEMGLDPNHVSYSTIINSLFKSKRVMEAFNLQSQMVVRGISFDIIMCTAIMDGLFKVGKLKEAEEMFDTILKLNLVPNCVTYSALVDGYCKLGEMQLAELVLQKMEKERVPPNVVTFSSIINGYAKKGMLGKAVDVLREMVQRNIMPNTIVYAILIDAYFRAGEQDVAAGFYKEMESRGLEKSNIIFDIFLNNLKRGGRMNEAQSLIKDMHSRGIDLDIVNYASLIDGYFKEGNESAALSIVQEMTEKNTRFDVVAYNALIKGLLRLGKYEPQYVCSRMIELGLAPDCVTYNTIINTYCIKGNIGEALDLLNEMKSYGIMPNEVTYNILIGGLCKTGEIEKAIDVLNEMLVMGFVPTRITHRFLLKASSRSKKADVILQIHKKLVAMGLELNQTVYNTLIIVLCRLGMTKKAKAVIDEMVKNGISADYVTYNALIRGYCTSSHVEKAFDTYSQMLVDGISPNITTYNTLLGGLSNAGLMRETYKLVSEMKESGFVPNAATYDILVSGHGRVGNKQDSIKLYCEMITKGFVPTTGTYNVLISDYAKAGKMRQARELLNEMLTRGRIPNSSTYDILICGWCKLSYQPEIDWALKLSYRNEAKILLREMCEKGHVPSDSTLLFISSNFCIPGKEADARRLLKVFSQKKNV, from the coding sequence ATGATGCATCTCAAGAAGGTGCAAACCAACACCCTTTTATTCCTTTTCTCATCAACCAGGCTCAAAACCTTCCACCCTACCCCCATCACGAAGTTCTCCTCCCAACTCCATAAAGATTCGATTTTGATCCCACCCACAAAGACCCATCTCTATGTTTCATTCTTCTGCACCCTCGTTCGTCTCTACTTGAAATGTGGCAGGTTCTGTACCGCCTCCGATGCTTTCTTTCGCATGCGTAACCTTGGTCTGGTTCCCTCTTTGCCATTCTGGAATAAGCTTTTGTATGAATTCAATGCCTCTGGTTATGTTTCTCAGGTAAAAGTTGTTTATTCCGATATGTTGCTTTGTGGGGTTGTGCCTGATGTTTTTAGTGTCAATGTTTTGGTTCATTCGTTGTGTAAAGTTGGTGACTTGGACTTGGCTTTAGGATATCTTAGGAATGATGGTATTGATATTGATAATGTTACTTATAATACTGTTATTTGGGGATTCTGTGAGAAAGGATTGGTTGATCAGGGTTTTGGTTTATTGTCTGAGATGGTTAAAAGGGGTTTATGTGTTGATTCGTTCACTTGTAATATACTAGTTAAGGGTTATTGCAGAGTTGGATTGGTTCGATATGCTGAATGGGTCATGTACAACTTGGTTGATGGTGGGGTTTCAAAAGATGTTATTGGTTTGAACACTTTGATTGATGGGTATTGTGAATGTGGGTTGATGAGTCAAGCAATGGATTTAATGGAGAACAGTTGGAGGAGTGATGTCAAGATTGATATTGTTACTTACAATACGTTGCTCAAAGGTTTTTGTAAAACGGGTGATCTTACCAAGGCTGAGTGTCTTTTCATTGAGATTTTGGGATTTCGGAAAGAGGAAGATCAGTTGAGAAATAATGATGTTGTAACTCGAAATGAGATAGGAAAGTTGCGGCCGACACTTGTCACTTACACAACACTGATTTCTGCATACTGTAAGTATCTTGGAGTTGAAGAATCGCTTTCTCTGTATGAGCAAATGATTATGAATGGAATCATGCCGGATGTGGTTACTTGTAGTTCTATTCTTTATGGACTCTGCAGGCATGGTAAATTAACTGAGGCGGCTGTTTTGTTTAGAGAGATGTATGAAATGGGTTTAGATCCTAATCATGTGTCGTACTCTACAATTATTAATTCATTGTTCAAATCAAAGAGGGTTATGGAAGCTTTTAATCTTCAAAGCCAAATGGTTGTTCGGGGCATTTCTTTTGATATAATTATGTGCACAGCTATAATGGACGGACTTTTCAAAGTTGGGAAATTGAAAGAAGCCGAGGAAATGTTTGATACTATTCTAAAGCTGAATCTTGTTCCAAACTGTGTCACTTATTCGGCATTGGTTGACGGGTATTGCAAGTTAGGAGAAATGCAACTTGCAGAGTTGGTGTTACAAAAAATGGAGAAGGAACGTGTTCCTCCAAATGTTGTTACCTTTTCTTCGATTATAAACGGATATGCTAAAAAAGGAATGCTTGGTAAAGCAGTTGATGTATTAAGGGAGATGGTCCAAAGGAATATTATGCCAAATACTATTGTTTATGCAATTTTAATTGATGCCTATTTTAGGGCAGGTGAGCAAGACGTTGCTGCTGGTTTCTATAAGGAAATGGAATCACGTGGATTGGAGAAAAGCAATATCATATTTGATATCTTTTTGAACAACTTGAAAAGAGGTGGGAGAATGAACGAAGCTCAGTCGTTAATTAAAGATATGCACTCCAGGGGTATTGACCTGGATATCGTTAACTACGCTTCCCTAATAGATGGCTACTTTAAAGAAGGAAATGAGTCAGCCGCACTTTCCATTGTCCAGGAAATGACAGAGAAAAACACTCGGTTTGATGTTGTTGCTTACAATGCTTTGATTAAGGGGCTTCTGAGGCTGGGGAAATATGAACCTCAATATGTTTGTTCAAGAATGATAGAATTGGGCTTGGCTCCAGATTGTGTTACATATAACACTATAATTAATACATACTGCATAAAAGGTAATATAGGAGAGGCTTTGGATCTCTTGAATGAGATGAAGAGCTACGGGATAATGCCAAATGAAGTCACTTATAACATTCTGATTGGCGGGCTTTGTAAAACCGGTGAAATTGAAAAGGCAATAGATGTTTTAAACGAAATGTTGGTTATGGGGTTTGTACCTACCCGAATTACTCACAGGTTTCTTCTTAAAGCGTCTTCAAGGAGTAAAAAAGCAGATGTGATTTTGCAAATTCACAAGAAGCTTGTAGCCATGGGCCTCGAACTCAACCAAACTGTGTATAACACACTAATCATTGTATTATGCAGGTTAGGTATGACTAAAAAGGCAAAAGCGGTCATTGATGAAATGGTAAAAAATGGAATTTCAGCTGATTATGTTACTTACAATGCCCTTATTCGTGGTTATTGCACAAGCAGTCATGTGGAGAAGGCGTTTGATACTTATTCACAGATGTTGGTTGATGGAATCTCTCCGAATATTACTACTTACAATACCCTTTTAGGAGGTCTTTCAAATGCTGGTTTGATGAGAGAGACATATAAATTAGTTAGTGAGATGAAGGAAAGCGGATTTGTCCCAAATGCCGCCACTTACGACATATTGGTTTCTGGCCATGGTAGAGTTGGAAATAAACAAGATTCCATTAAACTTTATTGTGAAATGATAACCAAAGGTTTTGTTCCCACTACAGGAACCTATAATGTGCTTATTAGTGATTATGCTAAAGCGGGAAAGATGCGCCAAGCTAGAGAACTTTTGAATGAGATGCTGACAAGAGGAAGAATTCCTAATTCTTCAACATATGACATTCTAATCTGTGGATGGTGCAAATTATCATATCAGCCAGAGATTGACTGGGCACTTAAACTGTCATACCGAAATGAGGCGAAAATTTTGCTGAgagaaatgtgtgaaaaaggACATGTGCCATCTGACAGCACCCTCTTGTTTATCAGTTCCAATTTTTGTATACCAGGAAAAGAGGCTGACGCGAGAAGGTTGTTGAAGGTATTTTCCCAAAAGAAAAATGTGTGA